A section of the Capra hircus breed San Clemente chromosome 23, ASM170441v1, whole genome shotgun sequence genome encodes:
- the LOC102178029 gene encoding transmembrane protein 14C — MPKDSGPLVPLHWLGFGYAALVASGGIIGYAKAGSVPSLAAGLLFGGLAGLGSYQLSQDPKNVWLFLVTSGTLAGIMGMRFYNSRKFMPAGLIAGASLLMVVKLGISALGKPHQ; from the exons aTGCCAAAGGACTCCGGCCCGCT AGTGCCTTTACATTGGCTTGGCTTTGGCTATGCAGCGCTGGTTGCTTCCGGCGGGATCATTGGCTATGCAAAAGCAG GCAGTGTTCCGTCCCTGGCTGCCGGGCTCCTCTTCGGTGGTCTCGCCGGGCTGGGTTCCTATCAGCTGTCTCAGGATCCAAAGAACGTTTGGCTTTTCTTAG TCACATCTGGAACCTTGGCTGGCATCATGGGGATGAGATTCTACAACTCTAGAAAATTCATGCCTGCAGGCCTGATTGCAGGTGCCAG TTTGCTGATGGTCGTCAAACTTGGAATCAGTGCCTTGGGTAAACCCCATCAGTAG